A genomic window from Triticum urartu cultivar G1812 chromosome 7, Tu2.1, whole genome shotgun sequence includes:
- the LOC125520134 gene encoding uncharacterized protein LOC125520134, which produces MFQLRARVLSFLVHSPPRLRASRVSPLFALRRKARNLSATTSASPSPFAAEDYLVATCGVPRAQAVKAAKKISHLKSSSKPDAVVAFLSGLGVPRSDIAAIVAVDPWFLCASVERTLAPRVTELRELGLSRSEVARLVPLALCSFRSSSLRGNLDFWLSVFGSYEKLLKALKMNSGLLAADLEKVAKPNLALLRQCGLSPSVFSEPFISRVLVRTPKKVQDALVHIDKFGVSQNSRMFLYALVAFTVQSPEKLTDKIGVLETLGWSQGDVLLAVKTMPGILTISEERLQKNVHFLTKVAGLEISYIAQRPVLLKYSLERRLFPRYCLLKLLNTKGLLDLRFDYNAASLSEKKFLGRFVHPYKESLPGLADVYASSCAGKLQMELLSENTKEN; this is translated from the coding sequence ATGTTCCAACTCCGAGCGCGTGTCCTCTCTTTCCTTGTCCACTCACCACCCCGTCTCCGCGCCTCCCGCGTCTCTCCCCTCTTTGCCCTCCGCCGCAAGGCCCGCAACCTCTCCGCCACCACATCCGCCTCACCAAGCCCCTTCGCCGCCGAGGACTACCTCGTCGCCACCTGCGGCGTCCCCCGCGCCCAAGCCGTCAAGGCAGCGAAGAAGATCTCCCACCTCAAGTCCTCCTCCAAGCCCGACGCGGTCGTCGCCTTCCTCTCCGGCCTCGGCGTCCCCCGCTCCGACATCGCCGCCATCGTCGCCGTCGACCCGTGGTTCCTCTGCGCCAGCGTGGAGAGGACCCTGGCGCCCCGCGTCACCGAGCTGAGGGAGCTCGGCCTCTCGCGCTCCGAGGTCGCGCGCCTCGTCCCGCTCGCCCTCTGCTCCTTCCGCAGCAGCTCCCTCAGGGGCAACCTCGACTTCTGGCTCTCGGTCTTCGGCTCCTACGAGAAGCTCCTCAAGGCCCTCAAGATGAACtccggcctcctcgccgccgacctcGAGAAGGTGGCCAAGCCGAATCTGGCCCTCCTCCGGCAATGCGGGCTAAGTCCCTCCGTCTTCTCGGAGCCCTTCATTTCCCGGGTGCTCGTCAGGACCCCCAAGAAAGTTCAGGACGCTTTGGTGCACATTGACAAGTTTGGGGTGTCGCAGAACTCGCGGATGTTCCTCTACGCGCTTGTGGCCTTCACCGTCCAGAGCCCGGAGAAGCTCACCGACAAGATCGGAGTCCTCGAGACGCTTGGTTGGTCGCAGGGCGATGTGCTGCTAGCTGTGAAGACGATGCCGGGCATCCTGACCATATCCGAGGAGAGGCTGCAGAAAAATGTGCATTTCCTCACAAAGGTTGCTGGACTGGAGATATCTTACATTGCTCAAAGGCCGGTGCTGCTCAAGTATAGCCTTGAGCGCCGCTTGTTTCCCCGGTACTGCTTGCTTAAGCTACTGAACACGAAGGGATTGCTGGATCTCCGATTTGATTACAATGCCGCCTCGCTGTCCGAGAAGAAGTTTCTTGGCAGGTTCGTGCATCCTTACAAGGAGAGTCTTCCAGGCCTTGCTGATGTTTATGCTTCTAGCTGTGCTGGGAAACTACAGATGGAGTTGCTATCAGAGAACACAAAAGAAAACTAG